Proteins encoded by one window of Mesotoga sp. UBA6090:
- a CDS encoding PAS domain S-box protein, with protein MGREVFTALLNNAALLIILVVVYSVFYTKSIPSRLTSRQIISGLLLGFVTLTVMMNSWQLSPGVVFDTRTVVLGLVGLFFGFLPSAIAASMAIVLRLMMGGEGALPGIGTILSSVSVGLFWRYFIKKKVGDHSLLKLYLLGVVVHIFMLICMLFLPQQSRDAFFSIAALPVMIIYPFATMVIGWAITDQIARQRGKAVEKELVVMSERLATIVKTGPIAMVTIDLDYNVTGWNEAAEKMFGWKESEVIGKPLPYVSENHREEHRKINEETLGGLPVRGARLVRHTKDGKEVVVKLYTAPIHDEKGNLAGLFAILEDVTEQHKMELALNESELLFRQLYENMNVGVAIYRVVNDGDDIVFLDMNPAGCRITGVSREEILGRSVRAVFPGVTELGLYDRILDVWKSGYSQHHPVKEYHDGRLTFWTENFIYKHKADEIVVVFEDVTQREMTLEELERRVRKRTEELEEVNRELESFAYSVSHDLKAPLRAIRGFSKIVSDRYSSLLPEEGSRYLGSIVKAGEDMSELITRLLEYSRVGKTTLRLEEMSLHDIVSDCLSTLESRIVEEEAEVKVLSDLPNVYADRSLLRRALTNLLQNSLTYHKSGEHPSIKVYSDEQDGFVNLTVEDNGIGIESKFHERIFNIFQRLHTGDEYPGTGIGLAIVKKSVALMGGDVSLESERGKGARFTIKIKGAST; from the coding sequence ATGGGAAGAGAAGTCTTTACCGCTCTGTTGAACAATGCGGCGTTGCTCATCATTCTGGTTGTCGTGTACAGCGTCTTCTATACCAAATCAATTCCAAGCCGACTAACTTCCAGGCAGATTATCTCCGGCCTTCTTCTGGGATTTGTAACCCTGACCGTTATGATGAACTCCTGGCAGCTCTCGCCAGGGGTAGTGTTCGACACGAGAACTGTTGTCCTGGGCCTGGTCGGGCTCTTTTTCGGCTTTCTTCCTTCTGCAATCGCCGCCTCGATGGCTATCGTTCTGCGGCTAATGATGGGGGGCGAAGGTGCCCTTCCTGGAATTGGCACAATTCTCAGTTCGGTTTCTGTGGGTCTTTTCTGGAGATACTTCATTAAGAAGAAGGTCGGAGATCATTCCCTTCTGAAACTGTACCTGCTTGGAGTCGTTGTTCATATCTTCATGTTGATTTGCATGCTGTTCCTGCCTCAGCAGAGCAGAGACGCTTTCTTTTCGATCGCTGCTCTGCCAGTAATGATTATCTATCCTTTCGCTACAATGGTCATCGGATGGGCGATCACCGACCAGATTGCAAGGCAGAGAGGAAAGGCGGTCGAGAAGGAACTCGTTGTAATGAGCGAGAGACTGGCGACGATAGTGAAAACCGGCCCAATTGCTATGGTCACAATCGATCTGGATTACAACGTAACGGGATGGAACGAGGCAGCCGAGAAGATGTTCGGTTGGAAAGAGTCGGAAGTGATCGGAAAACCCTTACCTTATGTAAGTGAGAACCATAGGGAAGAGCATCGGAAGATAAACGAAGAGACTCTCGGCGGACTACCCGTCAGAGGAGCACGACTTGTGAGGCACACGAAGGACGGAAAGGAAGTGGTCGTGAAGCTCTATACCGCTCCGATTCACGACGAAAAGGGAAATCTTGCAGGTCTATTCGCAATCCTTGAGGACGTGACTGAACAGCACAAGATGGAGCTGGCCCTAAATGAAAGCGAGCTTCTTTTCAGACAGCTGTATGAGAATATGAATGTAGGTGTGGCAATCTACAGAGTGGTTAATGACGGCGATGACATTGTTTTTCTAGACATGAATCCGGCAGGTTGCAGGATAACGGGTGTAAGCCGCGAGGAGATACTTGGAAGAAGCGTCAGGGCAGTCTTTCCAGGTGTAACGGAGTTAGGGCTTTATGATCGGATACTTGATGTCTGGAAAAGCGGGTATTCGCAGCATCATCCGGTGAAAGAGTATCACGATGGGAGGCTGACATTTTGGACCGAGAATTTCATCTACAAGCACAAGGCAGATGAGATTGTTGTAGTGTTTGAAGATGTTACTCAGCGAGAAATGACTCTGGAAGAGCTCGAAAGGAGAGTTAGGAAGAGAACTGAGGAGCTCGAGGAAGTAAACCGGGAACTAGAGTCTTTCGCGTACTCGGTTTCGCATGACCTGAAGGCTCCCCTGAGAGCCATAAGAGGATTTTCAAAGATAGTATCCGATCGCTACTCGTCTCTTCTCCCGGAAGAAGGCAGTCGCTATCTCGGATCTATCGTTAAGGCCGGGGAGGACATGTCGGAGCTGATCACCAGGCTTCTCGAATACTCCAGGGTTGGAAAAACGACGCTGAGACTGGAGGAAATGTCTTTACATGATATTGTAAGTGATTGCCTCTCGACGCTGGAAAGCAGGATAGTTGAGGAAGAAGCCGAAGTAAAGGTCCTCTCAGATCTGCCCAATGTCTACGCGGATCGCTCGCTGCTAAGAAGGGCATTGACTAATCTGCTTCAAAATTCGCTCACTTATCACAAGAGTGGAGAGCATCCATCGATAAAAGTCTATTCAGATGAGCAAGACGGTTTTGTGAACCTGACTGTTGAAGACAATGGTATCGGAATAGAGAGCAAGTTTCATGAAAGGATATTCAATATATTCCAGAGATTGCACACCGGCGATGAATATCCCGGGACCGGAATTGGACTGGCAATCGTCAAGAAATCAGTTGCTCTTATGGGGGGAGATGTATCTCTCGAATCGGAGCGAGGGAAAGGCGCAAGATTCACAATTAAAATCAAGGGGGCGAGCACTTGA
- the gatA gene encoding Asp-tRNA(Asn)/Glu-tRNA(Gln) amidotransferase subunit GatA has translation MTKNPLNLRLSEIVSLEDTFEFYRERVMKYNDELKAFLQVSSLSGGKRQGFPYALKDNILAVGTRTTCGSRILENYESPYDATVTRRLGVRGGKLLGKTNLDEFAMGSSTENSAFGPSRNPWDLERIPGGSSGGSAAAVAAGLAPFALGSDTGGSVRQPASMCGIVGFKPTYGLVSRYGLVAFASSLDQIGPMTRCSQDAADVMSMISGHDSNDSNTVRKELSFDVSLKGYLKGLKLAVPSEMLNYPGLDSGVKERFLSIVEDIRRSGAEVEEISIPSVEYAVATYYLIAPAEASSNLARYEGIRFGPRVPSEDYESLTNKNRDIGFGKEVKRRILLGTFTLSATYYDAYYRKALKTRSVMAGELNRVLDEYDFILNPSSPVIAPKIGEITDPLTYYLMDIYTIPANVAGLPSISLPAGLVDEMPVGVLLTGRRFSDVSLLDAAKGVEDLSPSYRSGLAVLPERWTE, from the coding sequence GTGACAAAGAATCCCCTGAATCTTAGGCTCTCAGAAATCGTATCTCTTGAAGACACTTTCGAGTTCTATAGAGAGAGAGTAATGAAGTACAACGATGAACTCAAGGCATTCCTTCAGGTAAGCAGCCTGTCAGGCGGCAAGAGACAGGGTTTCCCGTATGCCCTAAAGGACAACATCCTGGCTGTCGGGACCAGAACAACCTGCGGCAGCAGAATACTCGAGAATTACGAATCTCCATACGATGCGACAGTGACCCGAAGGCTCGGCGTTAGGGGAGGAAAGCTTCTCGGAAAGACGAATTTGGACGAATTCGCAATGGGGTCCTCCACAGAGAACTCGGCCTTCGGCCCTTCGAGAAATCCCTGGGATCTTGAGCGGATTCCGGGAGGAAGCAGCGGCGGAAGCGCGGCCGCGGTAGCTGCGGGGCTTGCTCCGTTCGCTCTCGGCAGCGACACTGGCGGTTCTGTAAGACAGCCGGCTTCCATGTGCGGTATAGTCGGCTTCAAACCGACATACGGACTCGTATCCAGATACGGACTCGTCGCATTTGCCTCTTCGCTGGATCAGATCGGGCCGATGACTCGCTGCTCCCAGGATGCCGCAGATGTGATGTCAATGATATCGGGACACGATAGTAATGACTCAAATACTGTCAGAAAAGAGCTATCTTTTGATGTGTCTCTTAAGGGATATCTCAAGGGGCTGAAACTGGCGGTCCCTTCCGAAATGCTGAACTATCCCGGCCTCGATTCCGGAGTGAAGGAGAGATTCCTTTCAATAGTGGAAGATATCAGGCGTTCAGGAGCAGAGGTGGAAGAGATTTCCATTCCTTCGGTCGAGTACGCCGTGGCAACTTACTATCTAATTGCGCCCGCAGAGGCCAGCTCGAATCTAGCCCGCTACGAAGGGATTAGATTCGGACCGAGAGTGCCGTCGGAAGACTATGAAAGCCTCACTAACAAGAATAGGGACATAGGTTTCGGGAAGGAAGTGAAGAGAAGAATTCTTCTTGGAACCTTCACCCTAAGCGCGACTTATTATGACGCCTATTATAGAAAGGCTTTAAAAACGAGAAGCGTCATGGCCGGAGAACTGAACAGAGTGCTAGATGAATACGATTTCATCTTGAATCCCTCTTCTCCCGTGATTGCTCCGAAAATTGGCGAGATTACCGACCCCCTGACGTATTATTTGATGGATATTTACACGATACCGGCGAATGTCGCGGGGCTTCCGTCGATCTCTTTGCCGGCAGGGCTGGTCGATGAAATGCCTGTTGGGGTGCTTCTTACAGGCAGAAGATTTAGCGACGTCTCTCTTCTTGACGCCGCAAAGGGAGTCGAGGATCTCTCTCCCTCTTATAGAAGCGGGCTGGCCGTACTCCCGGAAAGGTGGACGGAGTGA